A section of the Leptotrichia buccalis C-1013-b genome encodes:
- the tuf gene encoding elongation factor Tu, giving the protein MAKAKFERNKPHVNIGTIGHVDHGKTTLTAAISKVLSDKGLAEKVDFENIDQAPEERERGITINTAHIEYETDKRHYAHVDCPGHADYVKNMITGAAQMDGAILVVSAADGPMPQTREHILLARQVGVPYIVVFLNKVDMVDDDELLELVEMEVRELLNEYDFPGDDVPIIAGSALGALNGEAKWVEKIMELMDAVDEYIPTPERPVDQPFLMPIEDVFTITGRGTVVTGRVERGVIKVGEEVEIVGIKPTSRTTVTGVEMFRKLLDSGQAGDNIGALLRGTKKEEVERGQVLAKPGTINPHTGFKSEVYVLTKDEGGRHTPFFTGYKPQFYFRTTDITGEVNLPEGVEMVMPGDNIEMTVELIHPIAMEEGLRFAIREGGRTVASGVVATITK; this is encoded by the coding sequence ATGGCAAAAGCTAAATTCGAAAGAAATAAACCACATGTAAACATAGGAACAATCGGACACGTAGATCACGGAAAAACTACTTTGACAGCGGCAATCTCAAAAGTGCTGTCTGACAAGGGGCTGGCTGAAAAAGTTGATTTTGAAAACATCGATCAGGCTCCTGAAGAAAGAGAAAGAGGAATTACAATCAACACAGCGCACATTGAGTATGAAACAGACAAAAGACACTATGCCCACGTTGACTGCCCAGGCCATGCAGACTATGTAAAGAACATGATTACAGGGGCGGCGCAAATGGACGGAGCAATCCTGGTAGTATCAGCGGCTGACGGGCCAATGCCTCAGACAAGAGAACATATCCTGCTTGCAAGACAAGTAGGGGTGCCTTACATTGTAGTATTCTTAAACAAAGTTGACATGGTAGACGATGACGAGTTACTGGAACTGGTTGAAATGGAAGTAAGGGAACTGCTTAATGAATACGATTTCCCAGGAGATGACGTTCCAATAATAGCTGGATCAGCATTAGGGGCATTAAATGGTGAAGCAAAATGGGTAGAAAAAATTATGGAATTGATGGATGCAGTTGACGAATATATCCCGACACCAGAAAGACCAGTTGACCAACCATTCCTTATGCCGATTGAAGATGTATTCACAATTACAGGAAGAGGGACAGTAGTAACAGGAAGAGTGGAAAGAGGAGTAATCAAGGTTGGTGAAGAAGTGGAAATCGTAGGAATCAAACCGACTTCAAGAACAACTGTAACAGGAGTAGAAATGTTCAGAAAATTATTGGATTCAGGACAAGCTGGAGATAATATAGGAGCATTATTAAGAGGAACTAAGAAAGAAGAAGTGGAAAGAGGACAAGTACTGGCTAAACCAGGAACAATCAATCCACATACAGGATTTAAGTCAGAAGTATACGTATTGACAAAAGATGAAGGTGGAAGACATACACCATTCTTCACAGGATATAAACCACAATTCTACTTCAGAACGACTGATATTACAGGAGAAGTAAACTTACCAGAAGGAGTAGAAATGGTAATGCCTGGAGATAACATTGAAATGACAGTAGAATTAATTCACCCAATCGCGATGGAAGAAGGATTAAGATTTGCGATAAGAGAAGGTGGAAGAACAGTAGCTTCAGGAGTAGTAGCAACTATTACTAAATAG
- the rpsJ gene encoding 30S ribosomal protein S10 yields MDKIRIYLQSYDHKLLDQSAKKIAEVAKKNGSELAGPLPLPTKTKKYTVLRSVHVNKDSREQFEMRIHRRFVEIKNSNQQIVNALASLNLPSGVGVEIKQS; encoded by the coding sequence TTGGATAAAATAAGAATATATTTACAATCTTATGATCACAAACTGTTGGATCAATCTGCTAAAAAAATTGCAGAAGTAGCTAAGAAAAATGGTTCAGAATTAGCAGGACCACTTCCATTACCTACAAAAACTAAAAAATATACAGTTTTAAGATCAGTTCACGTGAATAAAGATTCAAGAGAACAATTTGAAATGAGAATTCACAGAAGATTTGTAGAAATTAAAAATTCAAATCAACAAATCGTAAATGCATTAGCATCATTAAACTTGCCATCAGGTGTGGGAGTTGAAATTAAGCAATCGTAA